One window of Robiginitalea biformata HTCC2501 genomic DNA carries:
- a CDS encoding sulfatase-like hydrolase/transferase translates to MEHTLLMAARCFILILALSGCAPEESEPIPPPPNILIVLTDDQGWGDLGINGNSNIRTPNLDSLAISGARFEQFYVQPVCSPTRAEILTGRYAAALGVYSTSAGGERMDPGVPTLGDVFRDAGYRTGLFGKWHNGSQPPYHPNFRGFDEFYGFASGHWAHYFSPELEHNGKFVRGEGYLADDLTARAIQFMGAPDPRPFLAVLSHNTPHSPMQVPDPYWDALQNRPLEMRHREPQLEDTLFTRAALAMVENIDANVGQVVEFLEKSGTRRETIVVFLSDNGPNSFRWNGGMKGRKGSTDEGGVRSPLLISWPGSIPAGLRSAPLAVAWTCSPRLSGCPGFRKPGHPGTGRTECRSTRETKFSKGWLFIQLLEWCFEPAVAGFSPGCRKPVIRYAQGPRANHRCIRGAPPGIRFPCGSQSGLADIRGPEGFPGAPLHRRVSRGRPNSIAGSRRHGTTPFAEEQQVPERELHYRMGE, encoded by the coding sequence GTGGAGCATACACTATTAATGGCTGCCCGGTGCTTCATCCTGATACTTGCCCTGTCGGGATGCGCCCCGGAGGAAAGCGAACCAATCCCCCCTCCCCCGAACATCCTTATAGTCCTCACCGATGACCAGGGTTGGGGCGACCTGGGCATTAATGGCAATTCCAATATCCGCACGCCGAATCTCGACTCCCTGGCTATAAGCGGGGCGCGCTTTGAGCAGTTCTACGTCCAGCCGGTTTGTTCGCCTACCCGGGCCGAAATCCTGACGGGTCGCTATGCAGCCGCGCTAGGGGTTTACAGCACTTCCGCCGGTGGAGAACGCATGGATCCGGGCGTGCCCACCCTGGGCGATGTCTTTCGTGACGCGGGTTACAGGACCGGCCTGTTCGGCAAGTGGCACAACGGTTCGCAGCCCCCGTACCACCCGAACTTTCGCGGGTTTGATGAATTTTACGGATTTGCCTCCGGCCACTGGGCCCATTATTTCAGCCCGGAGCTCGAGCATAACGGAAAGTTCGTCCGGGGGGAGGGATACCTGGCCGACGACCTTACCGCCCGGGCCATCCAATTTATGGGTGCCCCGGATCCGCGACCCTTCCTGGCCGTGCTCTCCCACAACACGCCCCACAGCCCGATGCAGGTTCCCGACCCCTATTGGGATGCCTTGCAAAACCGCCCGCTGGAGATGCGGCACCGGGAACCGCAACTGGAGGACACGCTATTCACCCGGGCGGCCCTCGCCATGGTGGAAAACATCGATGCGAATGTCGGCCAGGTCGTGGAATTCCTGGAAAAGTCCGGTACCCGGCGGGAAACTATCGTGGTCTTTTTATCGGACAACGGACCCAATAGTTTTCGTTGGAACGGGGGGATGAAGGGGCGGAAAGGCAGTACAGACGAGGGAGGCGTCCGCTCGCCCCTGCTGATAAGCTGGCCAGGAAGCATTCCCGCCGGGCTCCGGTCCGCTCCCTTGGCGGTAGCGTGGACCTGCTCCCCACGCTTGTCGGGTTGTCCGGGATTCAGGAAACCCGGTCATCCTGGGACGGGCAGGACTGAGTGCCGCAGTACTCGGGAAACCAAATTTTCAAAGGGATGGTTATTTATACAATTATTGGAATGGTGCTTTGAGCCTGCGGTCGCGGGATTTTCGCCTGGATGCCGAAAACCGGTTATTCGATATGCGCAGGGACCCCGGGCAAACCACCGATGTATCCGGGGAGCACCCCCAGGCATACGATTCCCTTGTGGAAGCCAAAGCGGCCTGGCTGACATCCGAGGTCCCGAAGGATTTCCCGGAGCGCCCCTTCACCGTCGGGTATCCCGGGGCAGGCCGAACAGTATTGCCGGCTCGAGACGCCACGGTACTACCCCCTTTGCGGAGGAGCAACAAGTACCCGAACGCGAGCTACATTACCGGATGGGAGAATGA
- a CDS encoding RagB/SusD family nutrient uptake outer membrane protein — protein MKTNRIIASLLAAGLLTVGACSDEFLEVAPANSLGDAQLQTKDGVEGLLIGAYAALNGVFGNRFEGPNHWVTGSILGGDANKGTDAGDYSSINPVQRFDHDATQGDLNSLWRGRYEGVSRTNNVVRTATAIQDQLSAADFARLTGEARMLRAHYYFDLKKHFNNIPVFDETVPAAEVPLVPNNGDAWAFIEADLQYAYDNLPGTTSAGRVNKWAAAALMGKALLYQGKFAAAKSWFDDVIANGTTPTGEKYALLDDYQQIFNAEFDNHAEAVFDVESANNTGSTQNANYFDDLNYPYNTGPDGPGNCCGFFQPSIDLANHFRVTNEGKPLLDYSFSDPANEVANIYKHVFTDGQDEGTFVEDSGPLDPRIDWSIGRKGIPYLDWIEHPGSAWIRSFPYAGPYSPKKYIYYRSQEGSLTDASSWTRGYALMNYTIIRYADVLLMAAEAEVELGNLEAARALVNQVRARAANSQYWVKEYDDPNANAANYVISEYSAADFSSQDVARDIVRFERKLELSGEGHRFFDLVRWGIADQELNRYFNYEGQYLVTKFGGASFQAGKHEYQPIPQGQIDLQGADVLTQNPGW, from the coding sequence ATGAAGACAAACAGAATTATTGCTTCGCTACTGGCAGCAGGCCTTTTAACGGTCGGCGCCTGTAGTGATGAATTCCTGGAAGTCGCGCCAGCGAACTCGCTGGGGGATGCCCAGCTACAGACCAAGGACGGGGTTGAAGGCCTCCTGATCGGGGCCTACGCGGCACTGAACGGAGTGTTCGGCAACCGTTTCGAAGGGCCGAACCACTGGGTTACCGGTTCCATCCTCGGCGGGGACGCCAACAAGGGGACGGATGCCGGGGATTATTCATCCATCAACCCGGTACAGCGCTTCGACCACGACGCTACCCAGGGAGATTTGAATAGCCTCTGGAGGGGTCGTTATGAGGGCGTTAGCCGGACCAACAACGTGGTGCGCACCGCAACCGCGATCCAGGACCAGCTTTCTGCAGCGGACTTTGCCCGGCTTACCGGGGAGGCCCGCATGCTTCGCGCCCATTATTATTTTGACCTGAAAAAGCACTTCAACAACATCCCGGTATTTGATGAAACGGTACCGGCCGCTGAAGTGCCCCTGGTTCCCAACAACGGGGATGCCTGGGCATTTATCGAAGCCGACCTGCAATACGCTTACGACAACCTGCCGGGAACTACTTCCGCAGGGCGCGTCAACAAGTGGGCTGCAGCGGCCCTGATGGGCAAGGCACTCCTCTACCAGGGGAAATTTGCCGCTGCCAAATCCTGGTTTGACGATGTGATCGCCAACGGGACCACCCCGACAGGCGAGAAGTACGCGCTGCTGGACGACTACCAGCAGATTTTCAATGCCGAGTTCGATAACCACGCCGAGGCGGTATTCGATGTGGAATCTGCCAACAACACCGGTAGTACCCAGAATGCGAATTACTTCGACGACCTGAACTACCCGTACAACACCGGCCCCGATGGCCCGGGTAACTGCTGCGGGTTCTTCCAGCCGAGTATCGACCTGGCAAACCACTTCCGGGTGACCAATGAAGGAAAGCCCCTGTTGGATTACTCCTTCAGCGACCCCGCCAATGAAGTGGCCAATATTTACAAGCATGTCTTTACTGACGGACAGGACGAAGGGACCTTCGTTGAGGATTCCGGCCCCCTGGACCCGCGGATCGACTGGTCCATCGGACGGAAGGGCATTCCCTACCTGGATTGGATTGAACACCCTGGATCTGCATGGATCCGGAGCTTTCCGTACGCCGGGCCGTATTCCCCCAAGAAGTACATCTATTATCGTTCCCAGGAAGGGAGCCTGACAGATGCCAGCTCCTGGACACGGGGATACGCCCTGATGAACTACACGATCATCCGTTACGCCGACGTCCTGCTGATGGCTGCTGAAGCTGAGGTGGAACTCGGAAACCTTGAAGCCGCTCGGGCTCTGGTGAACCAGGTACGCGCTCGTGCAGCCAATTCCCAATACTGGGTGAAGGAGTACGACGATCCGAATGCCAATGCCGCCAACTATGTAATCAGCGAATACTCCGCTGCCGATTTCTCCAGCCAGGATGTGGCCCGGGATATCGTCCGGTTTGAGCGCAAGCTGGAACTCTCAGGCGAAGGACACCGCTTCTTTGACCTGGTGCGCTGGGGCATTGCCGATCAGGAACTGAATCGTTATTTCAACTACGAAGGCCAATATCTGGTCACCAAGTTTGGTGGTGCCAGTTTCCAGGCCGGCAAGCACGAATACCAGCCCATCCCGCAAGGTCAGATCGACCTGCAGGGTGCCGATGTTCTTACACAGAACCCCGGTTGGTAA
- a CDS encoding sugar phosphate isomerase/epimerase family protein, which translates to MRRFYKLLILTGLLFVSGGFQAGAQEFGLQLYSLRNQFSQDVEGSLAQIRDWGITYIEGGGTYGMPQEEFMQLLDKYDLKVTSIGASFEELEKDPASLIEKARAFGASYVMCAWIPHRGDAFGLEDTEKAIAVFNRAGRILEEAGLQLAYHAHGYEFRPHGDGTLFDLMAEQAEYFDFEMDIYWVKHGGADPLELLNRYPDKFVLMHLKDLEKGVTGNTSGHEDVETNVVLGTGQIDVAGLVRRGAELGIQYMFIEDESSQVLEQVPKSLEFLRGLKD; encoded by the coding sequence ATGAGACGATTTTACAAGTTATTGATACTAACCGGATTGTTATTTGTGTCCGGGGGCTTCCAGGCAGGTGCCCAGGAATTCGGACTGCAACTCTACAGCCTCAGAAACCAGTTCAGCCAGGATGTGGAAGGTTCCCTGGCCCAAATCCGCGATTGGGGTATAACTTATATAGAAGGCGGGGGAACTTACGGGATGCCGCAGGAGGAGTTTATGCAATTGCTGGACAAATACGATTTGAAGGTAACCAGCATCGGGGCTTCTTTTGAGGAATTGGAAAAGGACCCGGCCTCCCTGATTGAAAAGGCCCGCGCCTTTGGGGCATCTTATGTTATGTGTGCCTGGATCCCGCACCGGGGCGATGCATTCGGGTTGGAGGATACCGAAAAAGCGATAGCCGTATTCAATCGGGCAGGCCGCATCCTGGAGGAAGCCGGGCTGCAGCTGGCGTATCACGCACATGGCTACGAATTCCGGCCGCACGGCGACGGGACCCTGTTTGACCTGATGGCGGAGCAGGCCGAGTATTTTGATTTTGAAATGGATATATACTGGGTGAAGCACGGCGGGGCCGATCCGCTGGAGCTGCTCAACCGGTATCCGGACAAGTTTGTGCTGATGCACCTCAAAGACCTGGAAAAGGGCGTCACCGGAAACACCAGCGGGCACGAAGACGTGGAAACCAACGTGGTGTTGGGAACCGGGCAAATCGACGTGGCCGGGCTGGTGCGTCGGGGTGCCGAACTCGGGATTCAATATATGTTTATTGAGGATGAGTCGTCACAGGTACTCGAACAGGTGCCCAAAAGCCTGGAATTCCTACGCGGGTTGAAGGACTAA
- a CDS encoding M15 family metallopeptidase yields the protein MKRTYHLRVAGLLLAAGLLAGISCGETTRRESANKPEAGESQALEGESQAMEGESQAGEGEIQAAEGAGPPETDAAAGETTWAGGEATGVGEPQSAPNPPSLESLPDTTFIRLADYSDAFAYDLRYATDNNFLGEVVYPCGECYTRVKTARALLAANADFRKQGLRIRFFDCYRPNSVQYKMWELVPNPQYVANPEKGSIHNKGGAVDITLETLEGEPLEMGTDFDFFGPKAHHDHTNLPEAVLENRKILKETMESHGFLSIRTEWWHYNLRAAVNDPVDNFQWPCPSS from the coding sequence ATGAAGAGAACATACCACCTCCGCGTTGCAGGCCTGCTCCTGGCAGCGGGCCTTTTGGCAGGGATTTCCTGTGGCGAAACCACCCGCAGAGAGTCGGCTAACAAACCCGAAGCAGGCGAATCGCAGGCTTTGGAAGGCGAATCGCAGGCAATGGAAGGTGAATCGCAGGCCGGGGAGGGCGAAATTCAGGCCGCGGAGGGCGCAGGACCCCCGGAAACGGACGCAGCAGCCGGCGAGACCACATGGGCCGGCGGGGAGGCAACCGGAGTGGGGGAGCCGCAATCTGCCCCCAATCCGCCTTCCCTGGAGTCCCTGCCGGACACGACGTTTATCCGTCTGGCGGATTACAGCGATGCATTCGCCTACGACCTGCGCTATGCGACGGATAACAATTTCCTTGGGGAAGTAGTCTATCCGTGCGGGGAGTGCTATACCCGGGTCAAAACCGCCAGGGCCCTCCTGGCCGCAAATGCAGATTTTCGGAAGCAGGGCCTGCGCATCCGGTTTTTTGATTGCTACCGGCCCAATTCCGTGCAATACAAGATGTGGGAATTGGTGCCGAACCCGCAATACGTGGCCAACCCGGAAAAAGGGTCCATCCACAATAAAGGCGGGGCAGTGGACATCACTCTGGAAACCCTGGAAGGGGAGCCGTTGGAGATGGGGACGGACTTCGATTTTTTTGGCCCGAAGGCCCATCACGATCACACGAATTTGCCGGAGGCCGTGCTGGAAAACCGGAAAATACTCAAAGAAACCATGGAATCGCATGGTTTTTTGTCCATACGGACCGAATGGTGGCACTACAACCTACGGGCCGCCGTCAATGACCCCGTGGACAATTTCCAATGGCCGTGCCCGTCGTCCTGA
- a CDS encoding SusC/RagA family TonB-linked outer membrane protein, producing MIRSADSNSKKLNSYVGVFFGFILMFSCLGIQSLRANSKTSTKAEVPIQNTVSGTIVDSFGVPLPGANVVVQGTTRGTQTDFDGNFSIEADGDDVLVVSYLGYVTQNVPVNGRSTVNVTMAEDSQALDEVIVTGYTTETKRETTAAVSIVKAEELAAIPSGNVEQQLAGRVAGVTVVTNGQPGTASQIRVRGFGAFGGNEPLYVVDGVPINDISFLNPDDIETTTVLKDAAAASIYGARAANGVIVYTTKPGRRNQKTEININIQSGVTDPNVAGSPEMLNPQQMAEYTHIAYRNNAAATGTTPQYTHPQYGSNATPTFPDYLHADGQNGVSESDIDLAQIRANYEADPENVFLIRPNLRGTNWYKEITRLAPATRISVGFRGGNENGRFYAGLGMQSLDGVLLENEQDRFTARFNSEFDLTPWLVIGENFQATYNSVRGQTGGNGGLGIANDESEILSAYRMPTIIPVFDEFGSYASTRAAGFNNPRNPVRRLAQDRGNDDAFSVNLFGNLYAALTPIEGLTLRTSIGGQYNSFTNRDYNYRYLGDSEPQASFSFNEGMEYGFQWIWTNTINYDQLFGKHRVKVLAGIEAIEGASTPVTPARGRRIQGSGINPFSTDLDYVNLQTVTSPVVQSFIRKGVNFSSIFGKLDYNFDEKYYVTGVIRRDGSSVFGENNRYGTFPAVSGAWRVIAEPFMENQSIFQDLKIRGGWGQMGNSNNVNPANQYSLAALDIGNTIYPIDGQNSGANEGFATSRIGNPDAKWETSTTINVGFDATILNNHVDIILDWWKKDTEDLLFQVPLPAVTGAYAAAPSRNVGAMLNQGVDFQIIGRGNLTEDLYFTVTLNNSFLKNEVVRFAEGIEFLDGPGYRGIFPTRNQVGRPLSSYFGYQVTGYFNSQAEVDAAPTQDGAGVGRFRYADINGDGVITPDDRTYLGDPVPEYSGGAVINLRYKQLSLDTFWNWVSGVEIFNMSKWFRDFFGTFEGSAKGVAALNSWTPELGNNAAAPIWESASNLSTSGAANSWYVEDGDYIRLQRIALMYSFDDEVLNSLGLKRLEFGVSANNVWTITKYSGLDPVVGGDADTTFGIDVGNYPVTPSYLFNLNIGL from the coding sequence ATGATTCGAAGCGCTGATTCGAATTCGAAGAAACTCAACTCGTATGTAGGTGTTTTCTTCGGGTTCATTTTGATGTTCTCATGTTTAGGAATTCAGTCATTGCGCGCCAATTCCAAAACATCGACGAAAGCAGAAGTACCTATACAGAATACCGTATCGGGTACCATTGTCGATTCCTTTGGAGTCCCGCTACCCGGAGCCAACGTTGTGGTGCAGGGTACCACCCGCGGAACCCAGACGGATTTCGACGGGAATTTCTCTATCGAAGCCGATGGGGATGACGTCCTCGTGGTAAGCTACCTGGGATATGTTACGCAGAACGTGCCCGTAAACGGTCGCTCCACCGTCAATGTTACCATGGCGGAAGACTCACAGGCCCTGGACGAGGTAATCGTCACGGGGTATACCACGGAGACCAAACGGGAAACAACCGCAGCGGTTTCCATCGTTAAAGCCGAAGAACTGGCAGCCATCCCTTCCGGTAACGTCGAGCAGCAGCTCGCCGGTCGGGTTGCCGGTGTGACAGTTGTAACCAACGGTCAGCCGGGTACCGCCAGCCAGATCCGTGTTCGCGGATTCGGGGCATTCGGCGGTAACGAACCGCTCTATGTGGTTGACGGGGTGCCGATCAACGACATCTCCTTCCTGAACCCGGACGATATCGAAACCACCACCGTACTTAAGGATGCTGCTGCAGCCTCCATTTACGGGGCGCGTGCCGCCAACGGGGTAATCGTCTATACCACCAAGCCCGGTAGAAGGAACCAGAAAACGGAAATCAACATCAATATCCAATCGGGTGTTACCGATCCGAACGTGGCCGGTTCCCCTGAAATGCTGAACCCGCAGCAGATGGCCGAGTACACGCATATCGCGTACCGGAACAACGCAGCGGCTACAGGCACCACGCCTCAGTATACGCACCCGCAGTACGGGTCCAACGCCACGCCGACCTTCCCGGATTACCTGCACGCAGACGGGCAGAACGGGGTGAGCGAAAGCGACATCGACCTGGCGCAGATTCGCGCCAATTACGAGGCCGATCCGGAAAATGTCTTTTTGATCCGCCCGAATCTCCGGGGAACTAACTGGTATAAGGAAATCACCCGCCTGGCACCCGCCACGCGTATCAGCGTAGGGTTCCGCGGGGGTAACGAGAACGGACGCTTCTACGCCGGACTTGGGATGCAGTCCCTGGACGGGGTGCTGCTCGAAAACGAGCAGGATCGTTTCACGGCCCGCTTTAACTCGGAATTCGACCTGACGCCCTGGTTGGTGATCGGGGAGAACTTCCAGGCCACGTACAACTCTGTCCGCGGCCAAACCGGTGGAAACGGCGGTTTGGGTATTGCCAACGACGAGTCGGAGATCCTCTCCGCCTACCGGATGCCGACTATCATCCCGGTATTCGACGAATTCGGAAGCTACGCCTCCACCCGGGCGGCAGGGTTCAACAACCCGCGGAACCCGGTACGCCGGCTGGCCCAGGACCGCGGCAATGACGACGCGTTCAGCGTAAACCTTTTCGGTAACCTGTACGCCGCCCTTACGCCGATTGAAGGACTGACCCTCCGCACAAGCATCGGGGGCCAGTACAACTCTTTTACAAACCGCGATTACAACTATCGTTACCTCGGGGATTCCGAGCCCCAGGCGAGCTTTAGCTTCAACGAGGGAATGGAGTATGGATTCCAGTGGATCTGGACCAACACCATTAATTACGATCAACTCTTCGGGAAGCACCGCGTGAAGGTGCTGGCCGGTATCGAGGCCATTGAAGGCGCCAGCACACCGGTTACACCTGCCAGGGGACGCCGGATCCAGGGATCGGGTATCAACCCCTTCTCAACGGACCTGGACTATGTAAACCTGCAGACGGTTACCAGCCCGGTTGTACAGAGCTTTATCCGGAAAGGGGTGAATTTCAGCTCCATTTTCGGAAAACTGGACTATAATTTTGACGAGAAATACTACGTTACCGGGGTAATCCGGCGGGATGGTTCCTCCGTATTCGGGGAAAACAACCGGTACGGTACCTTCCCTGCGGTATCCGGGGCATGGCGGGTGATCGCCGAGCCGTTTATGGAAAACCAAAGCATCTTCCAGGACCTGAAAATTCGCGGGGGATGGGGACAAATGGGTAACTCCAACAACGTAAACCCGGCCAACCAGTACTCCCTGGCGGCCCTGGATATCGGAAACACCATTTATCCGATTGACGGTCAGAACAGTGGAGCCAACGAAGGATTTGCCACCTCCCGTATCGGAAACCCCGATGCAAAATGGGAAACTTCTACCACGATTAACGTCGGCTTCGATGCCACCATCCTGAACAACCACGTGGATATTATCCTCGACTGGTGGAAGAAGGATACGGAAGACCTGCTCTTCCAGGTACCGCTGCCTGCAGTTACCGGCGCCTATGCAGCGGCTCCCTCGCGTAACGTTGGGGCTATGCTGAACCAGGGGGTAGACTTCCAGATCATCGGACGGGGCAACCTCACCGAAGACCTGTACTTTACCGTTACCCTGAACAATTCCTTCCTGAAAAACGAAGTAGTCCGTTTTGCCGAGGGCATCGAGTTCCTCGATGGCCCGGGTTACCGGGGGATCTTCCCGACGCGTAACCAGGTGGGACGTCCGCTCTCCTCGTATTTCGGATACCAGGTAACCGGATACTTTAACTCCCAGGCCGAAGTGGATGCCGCCCCTACCCAGGACGGTGCCGGCGTCGGTCGCTTCCGTTATGCAGATATCAACGGGGACGGCGTAATTACGCCGGACGACCGGACGTATCTGGGCGATCCTGTACCAGAATACAGCGGTGGGGCCGTGATCAACCTGCGGTATAAGCAACTGTCCCTGGACACATTCTGGAACTGGGTTTCCGGTGTGGAAATCTTCAACATGAGCAAGTGGTTCCGGGATTTCTTCGGCACCTTCGAAGGTTCAGCCAAAGGGGTAGCTGCACTGAATTCCTGGACACCTGAACTGGGTAACAACGCCGCTGCACCTATCTGGGAAAGCGCTTCCAACCTGTCTACGAGCGGTGCCGCTAACAGCTGGTATGTGGAAGACGGGGATTACATCCGCCTGCAGCGCATTGCCCTGATGTACAGCTTCGACGACGAGGTACTGAACTCCCTGGGCCTGAAAAGGCTTGAGTTCGGGGTATCCGCCAACAACGTTTGGACCATCACCAAGTACAGCGGGCTCGACCCGGTGGTTGGTGGGGATGCCGATACCACTTTCGGTATCGACGTAGGTAACTACCCGGTAACGCCATCTTACCTGTTTAATCTGAACATAGGACTGTAA
- a CDS encoding Gfo/Idh/MocA family protein: protein MEPHFYINRRKFMKGATAVAILSSLGTYGMDMIYRDKPWKVGLIGTGWYGKMDLWRLMQVAPVEVMALCDVDRKMLEEAARLTMERPGAMGKPRLFSDYRKMLAETELDIVLIGTPDHWHALTAIEAMKQGAHVYLQKPISVDVLEGEAILAAARHYNKTVQVGTQRRSTPHLQDAKEKFIDTGMLGKIGHVEICCYYHMRANGDPPVQEVPDFFDYELWTGPAPMRAYDGLPHKRWWRTFMEYGNGIMGDMCVHMLDTVRWMLDLRWPNRITSHGGIFVQTGGESNITDTQSAVFEYDDFDVHWQHRSWGTPPDPEYPWAFRIYGEKGTLVGSTMQYDFTPQGDGEPIHGDVLYEREKFPEDVNEADIELNAVPATRRHMINFLAAIESNTRPFSDIEEGHISSASCIIANLSQKLERPLTYDPSAKTIPGDPEASALLKRAYREGWEHPYSGA from the coding sequence ATGGAACCACACTTTTACATCAACCGCCGAAAATTCATGAAAGGCGCTACCGCTGTTGCCATCCTTTCCAGCCTGGGAACCTATGGCATGGACATGATCTACCGGGATAAGCCCTGGAAAGTGGGCCTGATAGGCACCGGGTGGTACGGCAAGATGGACCTCTGGAGGCTGATGCAGGTGGCCCCGGTGGAAGTGATGGCCCTCTGCGACGTGGACCGTAAGATGCTGGAAGAAGCCGCGCGCCTCACCATGGAACGGCCAGGCGCCATGGGCAAACCCCGCCTTTTCAGCGACTACAGGAAAATGCTCGCCGAAACGGAGCTCGACATTGTACTGATCGGCACCCCGGACCACTGGCATGCCCTGACCGCCATCGAGGCGATGAAACAGGGGGCCCACGTCTACCTGCAAAAACCCATCAGCGTGGACGTCCTGGAAGGGGAGGCCATCCTGGCCGCTGCACGCCATTACAACAAGACCGTACAGGTGGGCACTCAGCGAAGGAGCACCCCCCACCTGCAGGATGCCAAGGAAAAATTCATCGACACCGGGATGCTCGGGAAGATCGGGCATGTAGAAATCTGTTGCTATTACCACATGCGCGCCAACGGCGATCCGCCCGTGCAGGAAGTACCGGATTTCTTCGACTACGAATTGTGGACGGGCCCCGCCCCGATGCGGGCCTACGACGGCCTGCCGCACAAGAGGTGGTGGCGTACATTCATGGAATACGGGAACGGCATCATGGGGGATATGTGCGTGCACATGCTCGACACGGTCCGCTGGATGCTCGACCTCCGGTGGCCCAACCGGATTACCTCCCATGGCGGTATCTTTGTCCAGACCGGCGGGGAGTCGAATATCACGGACACCCAGTCGGCGGTCTTTGAATACGACGATTTCGATGTCCACTGGCAGCACCGCAGTTGGGGCACACCCCCGGACCCGGAGTATCCCTGGGCATTTCGGATATACGGGGAAAAGGGCACGCTCGTGGGCAGTACGATGCAATACGACTTTACCCCACAGGGAGACGGGGAACCCATTCACGGGGATGTCCTTTACGAACGCGAGAAATTCCCGGAAGACGTCAATGAGGCCGATATTGAACTGAATGCCGTGCCGGCCACCCGCCGGCACATGATCAATTTCCTGGCGGCCATTGAGAGCAACACCCGGCCGTTTTCGGATATTGAAGAAGGGCATATCTCCTCGGCGAGCTGTATCATCGCCAACCTGTCCCAAAAGCTGGAACGGCCACTTACATACGACCCTTCGGCCAAAACCATCCCGGGCGACCCCGAAGCGAGCGCATTGCTGAAGCGGGCTTACCGGGAAGGCTGGGAACACCCGTATAGCGGCGCCTGA
- a CDS encoding glycoside hydrolase family 130 protein — translation MKQLSFILMCLSCAVLPAQEPWLLGFEKPEKNPILEPDSTARFFCPMAEREVRWQQADVFNPGAVVRNDTVFLLFRAEDDPTARLGERTSRIGLAWSTDGLNFTRYPDPVLYPQPGVHTQWDYPGGVEDPRVVELEDGTYLMLYTSWNRDVARLSSATSPDLVHWQKHGPVFEEAHGGAFLDHWSKSGSVVTELRDGRLVAKKIDGQYYMYWGELFVNVATSEDGKDWTPLTDGNGDLIKPFVPTTGRFDSHLTEPGPPALYTDAGILLLYNGKNLSGEGAGSETPEGSYCGGQALFSRENPARFLRRLETPFICPSLPHEVSGQYQAGTTFIEGLVRYKGRWLLYYGTADSMVGVAVSDQKL, via the coding sequence ATGAAACAACTTTCCTTCATCCTGATGTGCCTCTCCTGCGCTGTGCTTCCGGCCCAGGAGCCCTGGCTACTCGGTTTTGAGAAACCTGAGAAAAACCCCATTCTGGAGCCCGATTCCACCGCCCGCTTTTTCTGCCCCATGGCGGAACGCGAGGTCCGCTGGCAGCAGGCCGATGTATTCAACCCCGGGGCGGTTGTCCGTAACGACACGGTATTTCTGCTGTTTCGGGCCGAAGACGATCCGACGGCACGGCTGGGGGAACGCACTTCGCGGATTGGCCTGGCCTGGAGTACGGACGGGTTGAATTTCACGCGCTATCCGGACCCCGTGCTCTACCCGCAGCCAGGGGTGCATACCCAATGGGACTATCCCGGAGGCGTGGAAGACCCGCGGGTAGTTGAACTCGAGGACGGCACCTACCTGATGCTCTACACAAGCTGGAACCGGGATGTCGCCCGGCTCTCCAGCGCCACCTCCCCGGACCTGGTCCACTGGCAGAAACACGGGCCCGTTTTCGAGGAAGCCCATGGCGGGGCCTTTCTGGACCATTGGAGCAAATCGGGTTCGGTGGTAACCGAGCTCCGCGACGGGCGGTTGGTTGCCAAAAAAATCGACGGCCAATACTACATGTACTGGGGCGAACTCTTTGTCAATGTGGCGACTTCAGAAGACGGGAAGGACTGGACACCGCTAACCGATGGGAATGGCGACCTGATCAAGCCGTTTGTACCGACCACCGGCCGCTTTGACAGCCACCTGACAGAACCCGGCCCCCCGGCCCTTTACACAGATGCCGGCATTCTGCTACTGTATAACGGTAAAAATTTGAGTGGTGAAGGGGCCGGTTCTGAAACCCCGGAAGGCAGTTATTGCGGGGGGCAGGCGCTCTTCAGCAGGGAGAACCCGGCCCGGTTTCTAAGGCGGCTGGAAACGCCCTTTATCTGCCCCAGCCTCCCCCACGAGGTGAGCGGACAATACCAGGCAGGGACGACATTTATCGAAGGGCTTGTGCGCTATAAAGGCCGCTGGCTGCTGTATTACGGCACGGCAGACTCAATGGTAGGGGTAGCCGTCAGCGACCAAAAATTGTAA